One part of the Dyadobacter sp. 676 genome encodes these proteins:
- a CDS encoding acyltransferase, with protein sequence MRYLYKQSKNNFNALRHIAAFFVIVSHAFDIAENGENEPLRRLTGVDFSFSYLGLSSFFLISGFLVTQSWIQKTSVKQYLFHRLLRIVPGLAVVVVLTILVYGPLFTTLPLRTYFGNIETYLYLKNILIFQSQGHLPGVFAGIYPAPINGSIWTLPYEMLFYICVPLFSPILFKTKLRSLVTGIAITLAVYWMLTNQEVARMYSPKVNMYRGSLVLFLAFFMSGSFFYCYHENIRFRKDYFWIISLVYIIVIASRDIILIKLLNPFLLGYMVFCLAFWPSPLNTFGKNRDLSYGIYIYAYPIQVMVIYYFNIQSAWFSLAITLLLVMPLAMFSWNFIEKPALKLRHMLKTPKLQRQIDVKSEHEVTWFNREIM encoded by the coding sequence ATGAGATATCTCTATAAACAATCGAAAAATAATTTCAACGCTTTGAGACACATTGCAGCTTTTTTTGTAATTGTGTCACATGCCTTTGATATTGCCGAGAATGGTGAAAATGAACCGCTCCGCCGGCTGACCGGAGTCGATTTTTCGTTTAGTTATTTGGGATTAAGTTCATTTTTCCTGATCAGTGGTTTCCTCGTTACCCAGAGTTGGATACAGAAAACGTCTGTCAAACAATACCTCTTCCATCGGCTGCTTAGGATCGTTCCCGGCCTTGCTGTTGTGGTGGTCTTGACGATTCTCGTGTACGGACCACTGTTCACGACGCTACCACTTCGAACGTATTTCGGCAATATCGAGACCTATCTGTATTTGAAGAATATACTCATTTTTCAATCACAGGGGCACTTGCCCGGCGTTTTTGCCGGCATCTATCCTGCGCCCATTAACGGTTCGATCTGGACTTTGCCATATGAGATGCTGTTCTATATCTGTGTCCCTTTGTTTAGCCCCATATTGTTTAAGACAAAATTACGGTCGTTGGTTACCGGTATAGCCATCACATTGGCGGTTTATTGGATGCTTACAAACCAGGAGGTCGCAAGGATGTATAGTCCGAAAGTCAATATGTATCGGGGCAGCCTAGTATTATTTTTGGCGTTTTTCATGTCTGGTTCCTTTTTTTACTGCTATCATGAAAATATCCGCTTCCGAAAAGATTATTTTTGGATCATTTCGCTGGTATATATAATAGTAATAGCATCGCGGGATATCATTCTGATCAAGCTGTTAAATCCTTTCCTGTTGGGCTATATGGTTTTTTGTCTCGCGTTTTGGCCATCTCCGCTCAACACATTTGGAAAGAATAGAGACCTGTCCTATGGAATATATATCTATGCATACCCCATTCAGGTAATGGTTATCTATTATTTCAACATTCAAAGCGCTTGGTTTTCTCTGGCAATTACGCTTTTGTTGGTCATGCCGTTAGCTATGTTCTCGTGGAATTTCATAGAGAAGCCCGCGTTGAAATTAAGGCACATGCTGAAAACGCCGAAACTTCAACGCCAGATAGATGTAAAATCGGAGCATGAGGTTACCTGGTTTAACCGGGAAATAATGTAG
- a CDS encoding helix-turn-helix domain-containing protein, with protein sequence MSSQRIKSISEYHHIMGLPKPGHPMISIISFETIKRLPAGGPIKLVLPFYSIGLKRNFNARMKYGQQEYDFDEGILTCMAPGQVLQIETETDQLLNHSGWLLLVHPDFLWSSPMASKIRQYTYFSYAVHEALFLSKKEELTLIAIFKNIAREYQGGVDAFTQDLIVAQLDILLIYINRYYARQFATRKIANHRLLEKAEELLARYLDSGQLAETGLPTVQIIAEHLSVSPGYLSAVLKTVTGKSTQQHIQEKLLEKAKEKLSATSLSMAEIAYELGFSHSQSFSKFFRSQTQLSPTAFRQSFTTAKNIVGNLDSIQH encoded by the coding sequence ATGTCGTCGCAACGCATCAAATCAATCAGCGAGTACCATCATATTATGGGATTGCCCAAGCCAGGGCATCCCATGATCAGCATTATCTCATTTGAAACAATCAAACGGCTCCCCGCCGGCGGCCCCATTAAACTGGTCCTTCCTTTTTACAGCATCGGGTTAAAGCGCAATTTCAACGCCCGGATGAAATACGGTCAACAGGAATACGACTTCGACGAGGGGATTCTAACGTGCATGGCGCCCGGCCAGGTGTTGCAAATTGAGACGGAAACAGACCAGCTGCTTAACCACTCCGGATGGTTACTGCTCGTACATCCGGACTTCCTGTGGAGCAGTCCGATGGCATCAAAGATCCGGCAATACACCTATTTCAGCTATGCCGTGCACGAAGCGTTGTTTTTATCGAAAAAGGAAGAGCTAACCCTGATTGCTATTTTCAAAAACATAGCAAGAGAATATCAGGGTGGTGTCGATGCCTTTACGCAGGATTTGATCGTCGCCCAACTGGACATCCTCCTGATTTACATTAACCGATATTACGCACGGCAGTTTGCGACGAGAAAAATAGCCAACCACCGGCTTCTTGAAAAAGCGGAAGAGCTGCTGGCCCGCTATCTCGATAGTGGCCAATTAGCGGAAACGGGCCTTCCAACAGTCCAAATTATCGCGGAGCATTTAAGTGTTTCTCCTGGTTACCTTAGTGCCGTTCTGAAAACTGTGACCGGCAAGAGCACACAGCAGCATATCCAGGAAAAGCTTTTGGAAAAAGCGAAAGAAAAATTGTCGGCAACAAGTCTTTCCATGGCCGAAATTGCTTACGAATTGGGATTCAGCCATTCGCAGTCATTCAGCAAATTTTTCAGGTCGCAAACGCAACTTTCCCCCACGGCGTTTCGCCAATCGTTTACAACCGCTAAAAATATCGTTGGAAACTTGGATAGCATTCAGCACTGA
- a CDS encoding response regulator transcription factor: MKPFQKVLIADDHSIVRYGLRLLVQEVTGTNGAIDFARDGLEIRKLLQTNRYDFLILDINMPHSDGLTLVTEIISRSPEIRILVLSVNPEKAHAKRYLEAGAYGYVEKGESDEELRKAIVHIAGGQRYMSQAQMQLFSNMLFGKKYQNPFDQLSPREFAAAMLFLKGHGLAEVAETMHISVSTASTHKSRIFHKLAVENLLDLQKLAKLHSVLED, translated from the coding sequence ATGAAACCCTTTCAGAAAGTCCTGATAGCCGACGATCATTCCATTGTCCGGTACGGCTTACGCCTCCTGGTGCAGGAAGTTACAGGAACAAACGGCGCGATCGATTTCGCCAGGGATGGCCTGGAAATCAGGAAACTTTTGCAGACCAACCGCTACGATTTCCTGATCCTGGACATCAATATGCCTCACTCCGACGGCCTTACGCTCGTTACGGAAATTATTTCCCGGTCGCCGGAAATCCGGATCCTCGTTCTCTCGGTCAATCCCGAAAAAGCGCACGCCAAACGCTACCTCGAGGCGGGAGCATATGGGTATGTCGAGAAAGGGGAATCCGACGAAGAGCTCCGGAAAGCGATCGTCCATATCGCGGGCGGGCAGCGCTATATGAGCCAGGCGCAAATGCAACTTTTTTCGAATATGCTTTTCGGAAAAAAATACCAAAACCCCTTCGACCAGCTTTCTCCAAGGGAATTCGCGGCGGCAATGTTGTTCTTAAAGGGCCACGGACTGGCGGAAGTTGCCGAAACGATGCATATTTCGGTATCGACGGCCAGCACCCATAAGTCCCGCATTTTCCACAAGCTCGCGGTCGAGAACCTGCTGGACCTGCAAAAGCTTGCCAAATTGCATTCCGTTTTGGAAGACTAA
- a CDS encoding sigma-70 family RNA polymerase sigma factor: MLLALRSGERSAFDVIYSRYWQLLFENAMRRVGDEDQAKDIVQDVFVSMWDNRQKVEVVDLKAYLLAAVRNQVFSLIARDKVSDKYFKYLESTGLPVSTTDFDLHYNELLGQYDHLVARMPNKQKQIFQLRFDEGLPTALIADQLNITQKTVQNQLLKAVHFIKSALFSLILFL; encoded by the coding sequence TTGCTGCTGGCGTTACGCAGCGGTGAGCGGTCGGCTTTTGACGTGATTTATAGCAGGTATTGGCAGCTCCTCTTTGAAAATGCCATGCGCAGGGTTGGGGATGAAGACCAGGCGAAGGATATTGTCCAGGATGTGTTTGTGAGCATGTGGGACAACCGGCAAAAGGTGGAAGTCGTGGATCTGAAAGCATACTTACTGGCTGCCGTCAGAAATCAGGTATTTTCGCTGATCGCGCGGGACAAGGTGAGCGATAAATATTTCAAATACCTGGAAAGCACCGGACTGCCCGTGTCCACAACCGATTTCGACCTGCACTACAATGAACTCCTGGGCCAATACGATCACCTGGTGGCCCGCATGCCCAACAAACAAAAGCAAATCTTTCAACTCCGCTTTGACGAGGGCCTTCCTACCGCCCTAATCGCCGATCAATTAAACATTACCCAAAAAACCGTTCAGAACCAGCTATTGAAGGCGGTGCATTTTATTAAATCGGCGCTGTTCAGCCTGATACTTTTCCTGTAA
- a CDS encoding DUF1080 domain-containing protein: protein MTSFKVSRLAAFFLLNIVIALACGFRAPGRWVVLFDGTKLEGWHSYNRQQAVGWFVENGTLTTDGTGGDLVTDKEYGDFELEFEFKIPKGSNSGVLYKVIEQPDIKRTVFSAPEYQIIDDKNYVVKDSTGKNIGLKPVQLTGANYDMNPPLDATAFKPAESWNTGKIAVSKEHVRHFLNGKLVADYQYGDATWKANVAKSKFRDWPYATAHHRGKIALQNHNAKEKVWFRNIRIREN, encoded by the coding sequence ATGACCAGTTTCAAAGTCAGCCGTTTAGCCGCATTCTTTTTATTGAACATTGTCATAGCCTTGGCCTGCGGTTTTCGTGCTCCGGGCCGCTGGGTAGTCCTTTTCGACGGAACGAAGTTGGAAGGCTGGCACAGCTATAACCGGCAGCAGGCGGTGGGATGGTTCGTGGAAAACGGTACGCTCACAACCGATGGCACCGGTGGAGATCTGGTCACCGACAAAGAATACGGCGATTTTGAGCTCGAATTTGAGTTCAAAATCCCGAAAGGCAGCAATAGCGGGGTACTTTATAAGGTTATAGAGCAACCGGATATCAAACGCACCGTTTTCTCCGCACCCGAGTACCAGATTATCGACGATAAGAATTACGTAGTCAAAGACTCCACCGGAAAAAATATCGGCTTGAAACCCGTGCAGCTTACCGGTGCAAACTATGACATGAATCCGCCGCTGGACGCAACGGCTTTCAAGCCCGCCGAAAGCTGGAACACTGGGAAAATAGCTGTTTCCAAAGAGCATGTCCGCCATTTTTTGAACGGGAAACTGGTAGCAGATTATCAGTATGGCGACGCGACTTGGAAGGCAAACGTCGCAAAAAGCAAGTTCCGGGACTGGCCATATGCCACCGCCCATCACCGCGGTAAAATCGCCCTTCAAAACCACAATGCCAAAGAAAAGGTGTGGTTTCGCAATATCCGGATTCGGGAGAACTAA
- a CDS encoding FecR domain-containing protein, with protein sequence MDKANFRNLVKRYLDGTATEAERRWLEAYDESVGQDSWYRLDATEADRIGNEIAAGIDNNIAARPARHSAWRAYSVAAMLVLAIGAGLFLVLKKDLPDTARPTYTEIKVPFGKIKKIKLEDGTQVTLNAGSSLTYPATFEKDSRKVSLTGEAFFDVAHQNGKPFIVNTQKLQIRVLGTRFNVGSYPGEETARVAVVSGKVSVQNRAKSADHVILTAGEFALGTVAGLQKSNIDSAAVLAWQNGQLNFKDETFKTVAAALERRYNVRIRVAKAIEQCRVYANIGNEPVQEALGALALMMQAQLSGSGKNFQFSGTECH encoded by the coding sequence ATGGACAAGGCAAATTTCAGAAATCTGGTAAAACGCTACCTCGACGGCACGGCCACCGAGGCAGAACGCCGCTGGCTCGAAGCTTACGACGAGTCGGTCGGGCAGGATTCCTGGTATCGGCTCGATGCAACGGAAGCTGATCGCATAGGAAATGAAATTGCGGCGGGAATTGACAATAACATTGCTGCACGACCGGCCAGGCACTCGGCATGGCGGGCATATAGCGTAGCGGCCATGCTGGTCCTTGCGATCGGTGCCGGCCTGTTTCTTGTCCTGAAAAAAGATTTGCCCGACACTGCCCGGCCAACCTACACAGAAATAAAGGTCCCATTCGGAAAAATTAAAAAGATAAAGCTGGAAGACGGTACGCAGGTCACCCTCAACGCCGGCAGCTCTTTGACCTACCCCGCTACTTTCGAAAAAGATAGCCGGAAGGTTTCTCTCACGGGAGAGGCGTTTTTTGACGTGGCCCATCAAAATGGTAAACCATTCATAGTCAACACACAAAAGCTGCAAATCAGGGTGCTTGGCACCCGCTTCAACGTAGGCAGCTATCCGGGCGAAGAAACCGCCCGGGTGGCTGTTGTATCCGGTAAAGTTTCAGTGCAAAACCGGGCAAAATCTGCTGATCATGTGATCCTTACTGCCGGTGAATTTGCGCTTGGCACAGTTGCGGGATTACAGAAATCAAACATTGATTCAGCGGCGGTATTGGCCTGGCAAAACGGACAGTTGAATTTCAAAGATGAAACCTTCAAAACCGTAGCGGCGGCATTGGAACGTCGCTATAATGTGCGGATCCGTGTAGCTAAGGCGATTGAGCAATGCAGGGTATACGCCAATATTGGCAATGAGCCCGTGCAGGAAGCGCTGGGCGCATTGGCTTTAATGATGCAGGCGCAACTGAGCGGCTCGGGGAAGAATTTTCAATTTTCAGGAACAGAATGTCACTAA
- a CDS encoding TonB-dependent receptor, with amino-acid sequence MKSISFTKRLYGCAMKVSALLLVLGILTTVVAAPEKALGQKLLDQLVTLRVQNAPLTSALDQLAAKTGVNFLYSANAIRSAPRVNADFENKKLKSVLDNLLPPANLAYHLEGNYIIIKAAEKAIKAARDSQSEIGVSGTVVDERGVGLPGVNIAIKGTTKGTSTDAEGKFSLTAEDRSSVLVFSFVGYQAQEITVGDQSQLHVKMVPDNSQLNEVVVIGYGTQKVADLTGSVAQLNPATTRSLPVATIDQKMMGQVAGVQIQQVSGAPGAGTSVKIRGSGSLGAGNEPLYVVDGMPYSSGLNANTNPLLFINPNDIESVTVLKDASSTAIYGSRGANGVIMITTKKGGFDRTEVNVSSMRGVQTVPQRGRPQLMNQREFAEFQRDRIDIAVKRLENRQGTLEDYPVAYRNLDALNGPGTDWYDLLLQSAAIQDHNFSLQKGSKESLLSFSLGYFNQEGTVKYTGVERFSSRIGFDSKVGKVIKVGASLQPTYISQKRTATNQSRGDIIGVANWANPVMSPYDANGNLIPYITSPQSKYHSAWSFANPLFVLRETVQSERDFQNLGIAFAEWDITPELRLKSSINTIWSTSKYNQYVPSTVGAPNAPPVPGTGAAYKANGESFNWLVENTLNYEKELGDHRIDALLGYTTQKFRGTGVSLTARPYANDLIETINGAQAISAWGEDVNEWSMISYLGRLNYAFKNRYLLTATFRSDGSSRFGENNRFAFFPSVAAAWRVSEESFFQDIKSINNLKLRASFGKSGNNNIGNYSHLAAISAGAYVFGNNQVTAATVGLSNPYLGWEESNQIDVGADLEMFNSRLSLAVDYYYRKSMNMLLPDVIPAITGFTSQTVNKGNIRNTGVEIALGGTPVQGALNWDVNFNMAINRNKVLSLNDNGDRILAGNNDGNATNVSVVGKPIGQFFGYVFDGLYTAEDIANPDLIKTPQVYEGNIRYKDINGDGVITDMLDYTIIGNPQPKFVYGLTNSLSYKNFSLNVIVNGQYGGQVMNGLRQTVDNLQGFFNVSREWTNRWRSADNPGDGRHYGIPKLTPSLGHRVSNLWVEDASYLRISNITLSYNLPDRLMKATRFIKGCRIYATVQNLATFTKYGGANPEGQSASVSNTLAPGIDMSSYPLARTVSGGINLSF; translated from the coding sequence ATGAAATCAATATCGTTTACCAAACGATTGTATGGCTGTGCCATGAAAGTATCTGCCCTTTTGCTGGTATTGGGAATACTCACCACCGTGGTGGCCGCACCCGAAAAGGCGCTGGGCCAAAAGTTGCTCGACCAGCTCGTGACACTGCGCGTACAGAATGCGCCGCTCACTTCGGCGCTGGACCAGTTGGCTGCCAAAACCGGTGTGAACTTCCTCTACTCAGCCAACGCAATCCGCTCCGCCCCACGGGTAAATGCGGATTTTGAAAACAAGAAATTAAAGTCGGTGCTTGATAACCTGCTGCCTCCCGCCAACCTGGCTTACCATCTGGAGGGCAATTACATAATCATTAAAGCAGCTGAAAAAGCGATTAAAGCCGCTCGCGACAGCCAGTCCGAAATAGGCGTTTCGGGTACAGTGGTGGACGAAAGGGGCGTGGGGCTGCCGGGTGTGAATATCGCCATCAAAGGCACTACGAAGGGAACTTCTACGGACGCGGAGGGCAAATTCAGCCTCACCGCGGAAGATAGGAGCAGCGTGCTCGTGTTCTCGTTTGTAGGTTACCAGGCGCAGGAAATTACGGTCGGCGACCAGTCGCAGCTGCATGTGAAAATGGTACCGGATAACAGTCAGCTCAATGAAGTGGTGGTGATCGGGTATGGCACCCAAAAGGTAGCCGACCTGACAGGCTCCGTCGCCCAGCTGAATCCGGCCACGACGCGCTCGCTGCCGGTTGCGACCATTGACCAGAAAATGATGGGACAAGTGGCCGGGGTGCAAATCCAGCAGGTATCCGGCGCGCCGGGAGCAGGTACTTCGGTTAAAATCCGGGGCAGCGGTTCGCTGGGCGCAGGTAACGAGCCACTTTACGTCGTGGACGGAATGCCCTACTCTTCGGGTTTAAATGCGAATACCAATCCGCTGCTTTTTATCAATCCCAATGATATTGAATCGGTTACTGTTTTAAAAGACGCTTCGTCCACCGCTATCTACGGATCGCGCGGGGCCAATGGGGTGATCATGATCACTACCAAAAAAGGCGGCTTCGATCGTACGGAAGTGAACGTATCCTCCATGCGTGGTGTGCAAACCGTTCCGCAACGCGGCCGCCCGCAGCTGATGAACCAGCGCGAGTTTGCCGAGTTTCAGCGCGACCGCATCGATATCGCAGTGAAAAGGCTGGAAAACCGGCAAGGTACCCTGGAAGATTATCCGGTGGCTTACCGGAACCTGGACGCGCTTAACGGGCCCGGCACGGATTGGTATGACTTGCTGCTGCAATCCGCCGCAATCCAGGACCACAACTTCAGTCTGCAAAAAGGCTCCAAAGAATCGCTGCTCTCATTCAGTCTGGGCTATTTTAACCAGGAGGGTACCGTTAAATACACGGGTGTAGAGCGTTTCAGCAGCCGCATTGGTTTTGATTCCAAAGTGGGAAAGGTGATAAAAGTAGGCGCTTCCCTGCAGCCAACCTATATTAGTCAGAAACGTACTGCTACCAACCAAAGTCGAGGGGATATTATCGGAGTGGCCAACTGGGCTAATCCGGTGATGTCGCCTTATGATGCAAACGGGAATCTGATCCCGTACATTACCTCGCCCCAAAGCAAGTATCACTCGGCGTGGAGCTTTGCGAATCCGCTTTTCGTGCTGCGCGAAACGGTGCAATCCGAGCGCGATTTTCAGAACCTCGGAATAGCATTTGCGGAGTGGGATATCACGCCCGAACTGCGGCTGAAAAGCTCGATCAACACCATTTGGTCTACTTCCAAATACAATCAATATGTACCCAGTACGGTAGGAGCGCCTAATGCACCGCCTGTGCCGGGAACGGGGGCTGCGTACAAAGCCAATGGAGAAAGTTTCAACTGGCTGGTGGAGAATACATTGAATTATGAAAAAGAGTTGGGCGATCACCGGATCGATGCACTTTTGGGCTACACTACCCAGAAATTCCGCGGCACCGGCGTTTCCCTCACGGCGCGCCCTTATGCAAATGATCTGATCGAGACCATCAACGGCGCGCAGGCAATCAGTGCGTGGGGCGAGGACGTGAACGAATGGAGCATGATTTCATACCTGGGAAGATTGAATTATGCTTTCAAAAACCGCTATCTGCTCACAGCTACATTCCGCTCCGACGGTTCTTCGCGGTTCGGGGAAAACAACAGGTTCGCGTTTTTTCCATCGGTAGCGGCCGCCTGGCGTGTTTCCGAAGAATCTTTTTTCCAGGATATTAAATCGATCAATAACCTGAAACTACGCGCAAGTTTTGGCAAAAGCGGCAACAACAATATCGGTAACTACTCGCATCTGGCGGCGATCAGCGCGGGGGCTTATGTTTTTGGAAATAACCAGGTTACTGCGGCTACCGTTGGTCTTTCCAATCCCTATCTGGGTTGGGAGGAATCCAATCAGATCGATGTCGGCGCTGATCTTGAAATGTTCAACAGCCGCCTTTCGCTGGCGGTGGATTATTATTACCGCAAAAGCATGAATATGCTGCTGCCGGATGTGATCCCTGCGATTACCGGCTTCACTTCTCAAACCGTCAACAAAGGAAATATCCGCAACACAGGCGTGGAAATTGCGCTCGGCGGGACGCCCGTGCAGGGTGCGCTCAACTGGGACGTGAACTTCAACATGGCCATCAATCGCAATAAAGTACTCTCGCTCAACGACAACGGCGACCGCATTCTGGCCGGAAATAACGACGGGAATGCAACCAACGTGTCGGTAGTAGGCAAACCTATCGGGCAGTTTTTCGGGTATGTGTTCGATGGATTATACACCGCCGAGGATATCGCCAATCCCGATCTGATCAAAACCCCGCAGGTTTACGAAGGCAATATCCGCTATAAGGATATCAACGGGGATGGCGTGATTACCGATATGCTCGATTATACGATCATCGGAAACCCGCAGCCCAAGTTTGTTTACGGATTAACCAACAGCTTGTCTTACAAAAATTTCAGCCTGAACGTGATTGTGAACGGACAATACGGCGGGCAGGTGATGAACGGGCTGCGCCAGACGGTGGACAACCTGCAGGGATTTTTCAATGTAAGCCGGGAATGGACCAACCGCTGGCGCAGCGCGGATAATCCGGGCGACGGCCGGCACTACGGCATTCCCAAATTGACCCCCAGCCTGGGCCACCGCGTTTCCAACCTTTGGGTAGAAGATGCGAGCTATTTGCGCATTTCCAATATCACATTAAGCTACAATCTGCCCGATCGGCTGATGAAGGCGACGCGGTTCATCAAAGGCTGCCGCATTTACGCTACCGTGCAAAACCTGGCCACATTTACAAAGTACGGCGGGGCCAATCCCGAGGGACAAAGTGCGAGTGTGAGCAACACGCTGGCACCGGGCATCGATATGTCGTCGTACCCGCTGGCGCGCACCGTTTCAGGTGGTATCAATCTGAGCTTCTGA
- a CDS encoding NAD(P)H-binding protein, producing MKIAITGSLGNISKPLAETLIAHGHSVTIISSNGAKLPQIEALCAQAAIGSVTDPTFLQSVFAEADAVYAMIPPNYATQDPVGHYRQVATAYAEALADSDVTKVVHLSSWGADLSQGTGFILGSHYSEKILNEVTGKAITHLRAGYIYYNLYHFIPIIKATGVISSNYGDSDRILMVSPLDIATAAAEALLSANEGIQVRYVASQDVTAAEAAAIVGNAIGKPGLQWKTLSNDELRRNLGASGVPHDVIENTLQLGASIHDGSLRRHFDQSGPHVFGKVRLEDFVKEFAAVYHNA from the coding sequence ATGAAAATCGCAATAACAGGTTCGTTAGGAAATATTTCCAAACCCCTTGCCGAAACGCTGATCGCACACGGGCATTCAGTTACTATCATTTCCAGCAACGGAGCAAAGCTCCCGCAAATCGAAGCTTTATGCGCGCAAGCCGCCATCGGCTCGGTGACCGACCCGACATTCTTACAGTCGGTCTTTGCAGAGGCCGACGCGGTATATGCGATGATCCCACCCAACTATGCCACGCAGGACCCGGTCGGGCATTACCGGCAGGTCGCCACCGCTTACGCGGAAGCACTTGCCGATTCGGACGTCACAAAGGTCGTGCATTTAAGCAGTTGGGGAGCCGATCTTTCGCAGGGGACAGGATTCATCCTTGGCTCGCATTATTCGGAAAAGATCCTGAATGAAGTTACCGGCAAGGCAATTACCCATCTTCGTGCGGGTTACATCTACTACAATCTGTATCATTTCATTCCAATCATCAAAGCCACAGGCGTCATCTCGTCCAACTACGGCGATAGTGACCGGATTCTGATGGTATCGCCGCTCGACATTGCCACGGCCGCTGCCGAAGCACTGCTTTCCGCAAATGAAGGAATACAGGTGCGTTATGTAGCTAGCCAGGATGTCACCGCGGCCGAAGCCGCCGCAATAGTGGGAAATGCCATCGGCAAGCCAGGCTTACAATGGAAAACGCTGAGCAACGACGAGTTGAGACGAAATCTCGGGGCTAGCGGCGTGCCTCACGATGTAATCGAAAACACGTTGCAGCTGGGCGCCAGCATCCACGACGGCAGCCTGCGCAGGCATTTTGATCAAAGCGGCCCCCACGTTTTTGGGAAAGTACGGCTGGAAGACTTTGTGAAGGAATTTGCCGCTGTATACCACAACGCGTAA